A genome region from Empedobacter falsenii includes the following:
- the lnu(H) gene encoding lincosamide nucleotidyltransferase Lnu(H) produces MTQLQMINKTKSIAQQDENVSAVFMYGSFTKSEGDKYSDIEFYIFLKNKENFSSEKWVNQIHPVALYFTNEYGSEVAIFENMVRGEFHFLKTEEIEIIKSWDGIVAFSDFDQMNLIDKDGHLTKTLNQIKTKSPERITNENILWLSQSLLNVILTTSNLIKREEFAHAHHSLSNVQKYLLWLIRARTNKTQHWESPTKSLEKDIDTTWYFAYKTVTSDLNPKNIILAFENSLNLSEKLFDELNIEPKMKEILHEIRKNYR; encoded by the coding sequence ATGACGCAGTTACAAATGATTAACAAAACAAAATCTATAGCTCAACAAGACGAAAATGTTTCCGCTGTTTTTATGTATGGTTCATTTACTAAAAGCGAAGGAGATAAATATTCTGATATCGAATTTTACATCTTTTTAAAAAATAAAGAAAATTTCTCGTCGGAAAAATGGGTAAATCAAATTCATCCTGTGGCATTATATTTTACAAATGAATATGGAAGCGAAGTTGCTATTTTTGAGAATATGGTCAGAGGCGAATTTCATTTTTTAAAAACGGAGGAAATTGAAATTATCAAATCTTGGGACGGAATTGTTGCATTTAGCGATTTTGACCAAATGAACCTAATCGACAAAGACGGACATTTAACGAAAACACTAAATCAAATCAAAACGAAATCGCCCGAAAGAATAACAAATGAAAACATCTTGTGGTTAAGTCAATCATTACTGAATGTTATACTGACAACAAGCAACTTAATTAAGCGAGAAGAATTTGCTCATGCTCATCATAGTTTATCAAATGTTCAGAAATATTTGCTTTGGCTTATTAGAGCAAGAACAAACAAAACCCAACATTGGGAAAGTCCAACTAAAAGTCTTGAAAAGGATATTGATACGACTTGGTATTTTGCGTATAAAACAGTAACATCGGATTTAAATCCTAAAAATATAATTTTAGCTTTTGAAAACTCATTAAATTTATCGGAAAAACTATTTGACGAACTAAATATTGAACCAAAAATGAAAGAAATCCTACATGAAATAAGAAAAAACTACCGCTAA
- a CDS encoding type II toxin-antitoxin system RelE/ParE family toxin, with the protein MFKIVASNKFIKDLKLLKKRSNSDFEILQSFLNNLAEQGNKGISKKHKPHKLKGEYKGYWECHVKPDLLLIWNEDSEIMLLELVRTGTHSDLFK; encoded by the coding sequence ATGTTTAAAATAGTCGCTTCTAATAAATTCATAAAAGACTTGAAATTACTAAAAAAACGTAGTAATTCTGACTTTGAAATTTTACAAAGTTTTTTAAATAATCTTGCCGAACAAGGGAATAAAGGAATTAGCAAGAAACATAAACCTCATAAATTAAAAGGAGAATATAAAGGATATTGGGAATGCCATGTAAAACCTGACTTACTTTTAATCTGGAATGAAGATTCAGAAATAATGCTTCTAGAATTAGTTAGAACAGGTACTCACTCTGATCTTTTCAAATAA
- a CDS encoding replication initiation protein, with translation MNIKNKEVLQSYILTTAKYDYSVYEKRILYRIIELNQNLIESKKLNQNYSIEKDIYDDVKYTLPISSFLNGEEDKNHTRVKNALKSLQRKVISYEDENEYKSDGIIFKVRINKYSQSVSFFITDWIYQTLMDFSKGYRKYELATAMKFESVYSMRFYELFSNQKTPINYSIETLKEIFGLENKYKLTTNFINKVIIPAKKELDKCSPYTFHYDLIKTGRKITSIRFIPVHQPQFEDESIKKQKVLKQMSNRWFIPKNIEDYLKYNYEFTDKELSNNLNLFETLYNNLSEEELLDFLVDLKEQSILYEIKNLKAYLIGSLKNKIDQILDKKYSNK, from the coding sequence ATGAATATTAAAAATAAAGAGGTGTTACAATCTTATATCTTAACTACAGCAAAATACGATTATTCTGTTTATGAAAAGAGAATTTTATACCGAATCATAGAGTTAAATCAAAACTTAATTGAAAGTAAAAAACTAAATCAAAACTATTCCATTGAAAAAGATATTTATGATGATGTTAAATACACATTACCAATATCTTCATTCCTAAACGGAGAAGAAGATAAAAATCATACAAGAGTAAAAAATGCTTTAAAAAGTCTACAGAGAAAAGTAATTTCCTATGAAGATGAGAATGAGTACAAAAGTGATGGAATTATTTTTAAAGTAAGAATTAATAAATATTCTCAATCTGTTTCGTTTTTTATTACAGATTGGATATATCAAACTCTTATGGACTTTTCTAAAGGATATAGAAAATATGAGTTAGCAACTGCTATGAAATTTGAAAGTGTTTATTCTATGAGATTTTATGAACTTTTTTCAAATCAAAAAACACCTATTAATTACTCTATAGAAACCCTTAAAGAAATATTTGGACTAGAAAATAAATATAAACTAACTACTAATTTTATTAATAAGGTTATCATACCTGCAAAAAAAGAACTTGATAAATGTTCACCATATACATTTCACTACGACTTAATTAAAACAGGTCGAAAAATAACAAGTATTCGATTTATCCCAGTTCATCAACCACAATTTGAAGATGAAAGCATTAAAAAACAAAAGGTTTTAAAACAAATGTCTAATCGTTGGTTTATCCCTAAAAACATAGAGGATTATCTAAAATATAATTACGAGTTTACAGACAAAGAATTAAGTAATAATCTTAATTTATTTGAGACTTTATATAACAACTTATCAGAAGAAGAGTTGTTGGATTTTTTAGTAGATCTAAAAGAACAATCTATACTTTATGAAATAAAGAATTTAAAGGCTTATTTAATAGGTTCATTAAAAAATAAAATAGATCAAATTTTAGATAAAAAATATTCAAATAAATAA
- a CDS encoding plasmid mobilization protein, which yields MKEYFEKKTEKIQLRLTSFEKKILKIKAEDSGLTLSEFVLSSALNRQIKPPMTSEELDSYKTLKQYQTNFARISNLIKGKEKGLNEEIEQTIKLINQHLKTIVNGK from the coding sequence ATGAAAGAATACTTTGAAAAGAAAACCGAAAAAATACAACTGCGTTTAACATCATTTGAAAAAAAAATATTAAAAATAAAAGCAGAAGATAGCGGATTAACCCTATCTGAATTTGTTTTAAGTTCTGCCCTTAATCGTCAAATCAAACCCCCAATGACTTCGGAGGAATTGGACAGTTATAAAACCTTAAAACAATATCAGACCAATTTTGCACGAATATCAAACCTAATCAAAGGGAAAGAAAAAGGTTTGAATGAAGAAATTGAACAAACAATTAAGTTAATCAATCAACACCTAAAAACTATTGTCAATGGTAAGTAA
- a CDS encoding relaxase/mobilization nuclease domain-containing protein, with amino-acid sequence MVSKGSATKGSAQAIDYIMNDKEKGQAVELDRNLISGNNGNEIIAEFREIQQFNHNCSNNTYSIVLSPSEEKKHWSNEELKDFGQAHLKNLGLENNQYLMTAHRSTKHPHIHIICNRIDLDGNAHSDQFISKKCQESAEKIAQEKGLITAKEMAQLKQIELKPLKKEIHQAHEFAKEKSNNFNEYKDYMYSKGIEVQPTVNKNGEMQGYRLKHRESELNFKASEIHKNVGLKDLIENRVTIDSKLSKPLENIRQNLPTEKILEEVQELKITKSRSRGLSL; translated from the coding sequence ATGGTAAGTAAAGGTTCAGCAACAAAAGGAAGTGCACAAGCAATTGACTACATTATGAACGATAAAGAAAAAGGTCAAGCAGTAGAACTTGACCGCAATTTAATTTCGGGAAATAATGGCAATGAAATAATCGCAGAATTTAGAGAAATCCAACAATTCAACCATAATTGCAGTAACAACACCTACAGCATTGTTTTAAGCCCAAGTGAAGAAAAAAAACATTGGAGCAATGAAGAATTAAAAGACTTTGGACAGGCCCATCTTAAAAATTTAGGATTAGAAAATAATCAGTACTTAATGACTGCCCATCGAAGTACAAAACACCCTCATATACACATTATTTGTAATCGAATAGATTTAGATGGCAATGCTCATAGCGACCAATTTATCTCTAAAAAGTGTCAAGAAAGTGCCGAGAAAATAGCCCAAGAAAAAGGCTTAATTACCGCAAAAGAAATGGCACAATTAAAGCAAATTGAACTAAAACCCTTAAAAAAAGAAATACACCAAGCTCACGAATTTGCAAAAGAGAAATCCAACAATTTTAACGAATACAAGGATTATATGTATTCTAAAGGCATAGAAGTTCAACCAACCGTCAATAAAAATGGAGAAATGCAAGGCTATAGGCTTAAACACAGAGAAAGTGAGTTAAATTTTAAAGCCTCTGAAATCCATAAAAACGTTGGTTTAAAAGACTTAATTGAAAATAGGGTAACAATTGATAGTAAATTAAGCAAACCACTTGAAAACATAAGGCAAAATCTTCCTACTGAAAAGATTTTGGAAGAAGTACAAGAGTTAAAAATAACAAAATCAAGAAGTAGAGGACTAAGTTTATAA